The following proteins come from a genomic window of Alnus glutinosa chromosome 10, dhAlnGlut1.1, whole genome shotgun sequence:
- the LOC133880193 gene encoding cytokinin dehydrogenase 6: MGYPPASFLRPNNILLIRGFMILFLSCVTIKINLCFSSIPSTLKAIPLDGHFNFDEVHLAARDFGNRYQFLPAAVLHPKSVSDITTTIKHIWQMGPHSGLTVAARGHGHSLQGQSQAHRGIVINMESLQGPDMQVSTGNSPYVDVSGGELWINILHESLKYGLAPKSWTDYLHLTVGGTLSNAGISGQAFRHGPQISNVHLLEVVTGKGEVVTCSEKQNGDLFHGVLGGLGQFGIITRARILLEPAPDMVKWIRVLYSDFTTFAIDQEHLISVEKTFDYVEGFVIINRTGLLNNWRSSFNPQDPVQASRFNSDGRTLFCLELAKYFHLDETEVANQEIENLLSQLGYIKSTLFQSEVTYLEFLDRVHVSEVKLRSKGLWEVPHPWLNLFIPKSKIHDFADEVFGNILTETSNGPILIYPVNKSKWDNRTSIVIPEEDIFYLVAFLTSAVPSSTGTDGLEHILTQNKRILEYCETAHLGVKQYLPHYSTQEQWRAHFGPQWEVFVQRKSAYDPLAVLAPGQRIFQKAIMFS, from the exons ATGGGATACCCACCAGCTAGCTTCCTCAGACCAAACAACATTCTTCTCATAAGAGGCTTCATGATCTTGTTCTTAAGCTGTGTAACTATCaaaataaacctttgtttttccaGCATCCCTTCTACATTAAAAGCAATTCCCCTTGATGGGCATTTCAACTTTGACGAAGTTCACCTTGCAGCCAGAGATTTTGGCAACAGGTACCAGTTCCTCCCAGCAGCAGTACTGCATCCAAAGTCAGTTTCTGATATCACCACTACTATAAAGCATATTTGGCAGATGGGTCCTCATTCAGGGCTCACAGTTGCAGCTAGAGGCCATGGCCACTCACTCCAAGGCCAATCACAAGCACATCGAGGAATTGTGATTAACATGGAATCGCTCCAAGGGCCAGATATGCAGGTTTCCACTGGAAATTCTCCATATGTGGATGTCTCTGGTGGTGAGCTGTGGATAAATATCCTGCATGAAAGCCTGAAATACGGGTTAGCACCGAAATCATGGACAGACTACTTACATCTAACTGTTGGCGGTACTCTATCTAATGCAGGGATCAGTGGTCAGGCATTTCGCCATGGCCCCCAGATCAGTAATGTCCACCTGCTGGAGGTTGTAACAG GAAAAGGGGAGGTTGTAACTTGTTCGGAGAAGCAGAATGGCGACCTCTTTCACGGTGTTCTTGGAGGACTTGGACAGTTCGGCATTATAACCCGAGCAAGAATATTGCTGGAACCAGCACCTGATATG GTAAAATGGATTAGAGTGCTATACTCAGATTTCACGACATTTGCAATAGACCAAGAACATTTAATATCTGTAGAAAAGACGTTTGATTACGTTGAAGGATTTGTGATAATAAACAGGACCGGCCTGCTGAATAACTGGAGATCATCATTTAATCCGCAAGACCCAGTTCAAGCCAGCCGGTTCAATTCAGATGGAAGGACACTCTTCTGCCTGGAATTGGCCAAATACTTCCACCTAGACGAGACAGAAGTAGCAAATCAG GAAATTGAGAACTTATTGTCTCAATTAGGCTATATTAAGTCAACACTTTTCCAATCAGAAGTTACGTACCTAGAATTCCTGGACAGGGTGCATGTGTCCGAAGTCAAATTACGGTCAAAAGGCTTGTGGGAAGTTCCACACCCATGGCTCAATCTTTTTATACCTAAAAGCAAAATACACGATTTTGCAGATGAAGTCTTTGGCAATATCCTTACAGAAACAAGCAACGGCCCTATCCTCATCTATCCAGTAAACAAATCAAA gTGGGACAACAGAACGTCTATTGTCATTCCAGAGGAAGATATTTTCTACCTAGTCGCATTCCTTACCTCTGCAGTTCCCTCTTCAACAGGAACCGATGGATTAGAACACATATTAACTCAGAACAAAAGAATTCTAGAATACTGTGAAACAGCCCATCTTGGGGTCAAGCAATATCTGCCCCACTACAGTACGCAGGAACAGTGGCGGGCCCACTTCGGCCCACAGTGGGAAGTTTTTGTACAGAGAAAATCTGCTTATGACCCATTGGCAGTACTTGCTCCAGGCCAAAGAATATTTCAAAAGGCAATAATGTTCTCATGA